In one Ornithorhynchus anatinus isolate Pmale09 chromosome 19, mOrnAna1.pri.v4, whole genome shotgun sequence genomic region, the following are encoded:
- the RD3 gene encoding protein RD3, with protein MSLASWFRWSEPHGRPSPRNPAEMMSDTLMVELSWQIKQAEKQQRERENKYRKIQTGVDYSWLVNQPKNSYDISPGERLQLEDACTKIHPSYCGPIILRFRQLIAEYEPEVQELSRLFHSVLQEVLEKMKEDEEAKKLTKQWNTRPRTSLSLTSFKGRSRIFPFASDIKTISEDVERGTDPGHRVWSLPEFQMHKND; from the exons ATGTCTCTGGCCTCTTGGTTCAGGTGGAGCGAGCCCCATGGCAGGCCCTCCCCGAGGAACCCGGCTGAGATGATGTCTGACACGCTCATGGTTGAGCTCAGCTGGCAGATCAAGCAAGCTGAGAAACAGCAGCgagaaagggaaaacaaatataGGAAGATCCAAACAGGTGTGGACTACAGCTGGCTGGTCAACCAGCCCAAGAACTCCTACGACATCAGCCCAGGTGAACGGCTCCAGCTAGAGGACGCGTGCACCAAGATCCATCCTTCTTATTGTGGCCCCATCATCCTCAG GTTCCGGCAGCTGATTGCTGAGTATGAGCCGGAAGTCCAGGAGCTGTCCCGGCTCTTTCACTCCGTCTTGCAAGAGGTGttggagaaaatgaaagaggATGAGGAAGCCAAGAAGCTGACAAAACAGTGGAACACCAGACCCCGCACCAGCCTGTCTCTGACCTCCTTTAAGGGCCGCTCTCGGATCTTCCCCTTCGCCAGCGACATCAAGACCATCTCAGAGGATGTGGAGAGGGGCACGGACCCCGGGCATAGGGTCTGGAGCTTGCCCGAGTTCCAGATGCACAAGAATGACTGA